A region of the Pseudomonas sp. A34-9 genome:
GCCGTGTTCCTTCTCGAATTCAGCCATGTACGCCACCAGCGCATTGACGGCGGTGATGTCGACGGCGTTGTAGATGGAGGCGCGCATGCCGCCCACAGAGCGGTGGCCCTTGAGGTTGAGCAGACCGCGCTCATCGGCACCGGCCAGGAACGGCTTGTCCAGACGATCATCGGCCAGACGGAACGGCACGTTCATCCACGAGCGATCCGATTTGTTGATCGGGTTGCTGTAGAGGCCGCTGGCGTCGATGAAGTCGTACAGCGTGCGCTGCTTGACGTCGTTGAGTTTGGCGATGGCTTCGACGCCACCCTGCTCTTTCAGCCACTGGAACACCAGACCGGACAAGTACCAGGCCAGGGTCGGCGGGGTGTTGTACATCGAGCCGTTATCGGCTGCGACCTTGTAGTCGAGCATGGTCGGGCACAGCGCGCGCGCCTTGCCGAGCAAGTCTTCGCGGATGATGTTGACGACGATACCGCTCGGGCCGATGTTCTTTTGTGCACCGGCGTAGATCATGCCGAAACGCGAGATATCGACCGGACGCGAAAGGATGTCCGAAGACATGTCAGCCACCAGCGGCACATCACCGGTTTCCGGGATCCACTGGAATTCCAGACCACCGATGGTTTCGTTTGGCGCGTAGTGAACGTAAGCGGCGTCTTTCGACAGGTTCCACTCGTTCTGGCCCGGAATGGCGAAATAGTCGTAAGGCTTGGCCGTGGCTGCAACGTTGACGTGGCCGTAGCGCGACGCTTCTTCAATGGCTTTCTGCGACCAGATACCGGTGTCGATATAGTCGGCCGAGCCGCCTTCAGGCAGCAGGTTCAGCGGGATCTGCGCGAATTGCTGGCTGGCGCCACCTTGCAGAAACAGCACTTTGTAGTTCGACGGGATATTCAGCAGGTCACGCAGATCCTGCTCGGCCTGGGTGGCGATGGACACGAACTCATCACTGCGATGGCTCATTTCCATGACCGACAGCCCCTTGCCGTGCCAATCAAGGAGTTCACCCTGGGCACGCTGCAGGACTGCTTCAGGAAGCGCCGCAGGACCGGCGCAGAAGTTATAGGCTCGCTTGCTCACATCCAATCTCGCTCTGATTTGGTGGTCACTTAAATCTATTGGTCTGCGGATGATCGTTCCCACGCTCTGCGTGGGAATGCATCCGATGACGCTCTGCGTCATGGGACGCGGAGCGTCCCGAGCGGCATTCCCACGCAGAGCGTGGGAACGATCCTGTGCAGTGTCGCAAATTTTCAAACAGAACAAATAACAAGGGGGCGAATTCTCATCCGCCCCCTCGTTTGCCCGCTTATTCTTGCGGTTCTTCGTCTGCTGCGGCGTCGAGTTGCTGGTCTTCGCCGGCATCGTCGATCACGACAGTGCCTTCGAATTCCTCGCCCTCTTCACCTTCAAGCTCTTCACCTTCGACTTCCGAAGGCTCCTGAACCCGCTCCAGCCCGACCAGGGTTTCATCCTTGGCCAGCTTGATCAGCGTCACACCTTGAGTGTTACGACCCAGGCTCGACACTTCGTCGACACGGGTACGTACCAGGGTGCCCTGATCCGAGATCAGCATGATCTCTTCACCGTCCTGCACCTGAACCGCGCCGACCAGTCGGCCGTTACGCTCGTTGCTGACCATGGCGATAACGCCCTGACCGCCACGCTTGTATTCAGGGAACTCGGTGATCGCCGTGCGCTTGCCGTAGCCGCGCTCGGAGGCGGTGAGGATTTCACTGCCTTCCTCCGGAATCAGCATGGAGATCAGCTTCTGCCCTTCCGGCAGACGCATACCACGCACACCGCGGGCAGTACGGCCCATGGCGCGAACTTCGGATTCCTTGAAGCGCGTCACTTTGCCGCCGTCGGAGAACAGCATGATTTCCTGTTCGCCATCGGTAATGGCGGCGGAGATCAGGATGTCGCCTTCGTCCAGTTCCAGCGCGATCAGACCAACGCTGCGCTGACGGCTGAAGGCCACCAGCGGGGTCTTCTTCACGGTACCGTTGGCGGTCGACATGAAGATGAACGGCGCTTTCTTGCGGTCGGCAGCCTTGATACGGGCGCGACGCTCTTCGTCGGTCTCGTTGCTGTTTTCAATTTCCTCTACATCAGCCTCGGCGCCTTCGGCTTCTTCTTCATCAGCCTGACGCTTCATGGCTTCGAGATCGACCGGCAGCATGGTGGTGATGTATTCACCCTCGCTCAACGGCAAGAGGTTGACCAGCGGACGACCACGGGCGGCGCGGGACGCTTCCGGAATCTCGTAGGTCTTGAGCCAGTACACCTTGCCCTTGCTGGAGAACAGCAGCAGCGTAGTGTGGCTGTTGGCAACCAGCAGGTGAGCGATGTAGTCCTCATCCTTGACGCCAGTGGCCGATTTGCCTTTACCGCCACGACGCTGAGCCTGGTACGCAGCCAATGGCTGGGTCTTGGCGTAGCCACCGTGGGAAATGGTCACGACGCGCTCTTCTTCCGGGATCATGTCACCCAGGGTCAGGTCGAGACGGGCATCGAGAATTTCGGTGCGGCGCACGTCGCCGTATTCGGCGCGGATCACTTCCAGCTCTTCGCGGATCACTTCCATCAGGCGCACAGCGCTGTTGAGGATGCGGATCAGCTCGCCGATCTGGTTGAGGATCTCTTGATACTCGGCCAGCAGCTTCTCGTGTTCCAGACCGGTCAGACGGTGCAGACGCAGTTCCAGAATGGCTTGCGCCTGTTCTGGCGACAGGAAGTACTTGCCTTCGCGCAGACCGTATTGCGGATCGAGGTTTTCCGGACGGCACGAATCGGCACCGGCACGTTCAACCATCGCGACCACGGCCGAGGATTCCCACGGCGTGCTGATCAGCGCTTCTTTTGCTTCCGAAGGGGTTGGCGAGGCCTTGATCAGGGCGATAACCGGGTCGATGTTCGACAGGGCAACGGCCTGACCTTCGAGGATGTGACCACGCTCACGCGCCTTGCGCAGTTCGAACACGGTACGGCGGGTGACCACTTCGCGACGGTGACGGACGAAGGCTTCCAGCAGATCCTTGAGGTTGAGGATGCGTGGGCGGCCATCGATCAGCGCAACGATGTTGATGCCGAATACCGATTGCAGCTGGGTCTGGGCGTAGAGGTTGTTGAGGATCACCTCAGGCACTTCGCCGCGACGCAGTTCGATCACGACGCGCATACCGTCCTTGTCGGACTCGTCGCGCAGTTCGGTGATGCCTTCGAGCTTCTTCTCTTTGACCAGCTCGGCGATCTTCTCGATCAGACGCGCCTTGTTCAGCTGGTAAGGGAGTTCGGTGATGACGATCTGCTGACGGCCACCGACCTTGTCGATGTCTTCAATGATCGAGCGGGCACGCATGTAAATGCGCCCGCGACCGGTGCGGTAGGCTTCGATGATGCCGGCGCGACCATTGATGATCGCGGCGGTCGGGAAGTCCGGACCGGGGATGTACTGCATCAGCTCGTCGACGGTCAGCTCAGGGTTGTCGATGAGTGCCAGGCAACCGTCGATGACTTCACCGAGGTTGTGCGGCGGGATGTTGGTCGCCATACCCACGGCGATACCACTGGAGCCGTTGACCAGCAGGTTGGGGATCCGGGTCGGCATGACCGCCGGGATCATTTCGGTGCCGTCGTAGTTCGGCACCCAGTCCACGGTTTCTTTGTGCAGGTCAGCCAGCAACTCGTGCGCCAGCTTGGTCATGCGCACTTCGGTGTATCGCATCGCCGCAGCGTTGTCGCCGTCGACCGAACCGAAGTTGCCCTGACCGTCTACCAGCAGGTAGCGCAGGGAGAAAGGCTGAGCCATACGAACGATGGTGTCGTACACGGCAGTGTCACCGTGCGGGTGATACTTACCGATCACGTCGCCGACAACACGGGCAGATTTCTTGTACGGCTTGTTGAAGTCGTTGCCCAGCTCGCTCATCGCGAACAGTACGCGACGGTGCACGGGCTTGAGGCCATCGCGCGCATCCGGCAGTGCACGGCCGACGATCACGCTCATCGCGTAGTCGAGGTAGGACTGTTTCAGCTCGTCTTCGATATTGACCGGGAGGATTTCTTTGGCCAGTTCGCCCATGAGAAGCCTGATTCCTTTTTCTGGTGAAACTTCGTCATATCCATATGGGACCAACGAAGCTCGTCGGGGCAGGCCGAGTGCCATGCGCCGACTTACGACAAATCAACACTGGATCGTGGATTTGCGCAGTAAAGACAGCTCCGTGGAGCTGCCTCGGAAAACGCCGGATGTTATCACAAAGGCCGCCACGCACCTATCCCCCAGATGCGCATGGAGCATAGTTAGTTGACCGGTGACAGGCTTAACGGGGACGAGAGAGGCTCAGAGCTTATTTGAATGCTGAAATCGGGCTTGGTTTTGCGATGTTTATTGACTTTTAGGGGTACAAACACCTGCTGGAGCCGCCGAAGGCTGCGACCTTTTGATCCTGGCCTCTAAAAAGCAAGATCAAAAGATCGCAGCCTTCGGCAGCTCCTACATTGAGTACGCCGTCATTAATGCAGGCGTTTGCGGCACATCAACTGGGCCATTTTCGCGGTGTCCGGGCGCTCGACGATGCCTTTTTCGGTGACGATCGCATCGATGAGATCCGCCGGCGTCACGTCAAACACCGGGTTGAACGCTTCAACGTCCGCACCGACACGCTTGCCGCCGACTTCCAGCAACTCGGCACCGTCACGCTCCTCGATCGGAATATCGTCACCACTGGCCAGATTCATGTCGATGGTCGAACTCGGTGCCACCACCATGAAACGCACACCGTGGTGCATGGCGTTGACCGCCAATTGATAGGTGCCGATCTTGTTGGCCACGTCACCATTGGCCGTGATGCGGTCAGCACCTACGATCACCCAGGTCACACCCTTGGTTTTCATGATGTGCGCGGCGGCGGAGTCGGCATTCAGCGTCACCGGGATGCCTTCGTTGGCCAGCTCCCACGCGGTCAGGCGCGAGCCCTGCAGCCATGGACGGGTTTCGTCGGCATAAACACGCTCGACCATGCCTTCCAGATACGCCGCACGAATCACCCCCAGCGCGGTACCGAAGCCGCCGGTGGCCAGCGCGCCGGTGTTGCAGTGAGTCAGAATCGCCTGGGCATTACCCTGATGCTTGCGGATCAGGTCGACGCCCAATTGCGCCATGGTCAGGTTGGCTTCGCGATCGCTTTCATGAATGGCGACGGCTTCGGCTTCCAGCGCTGCCAGCGGATCGGCGTTCTCTTTCAAGCGATCAAGGCGATCGTGCATGCGACCCAGCGCCCAAAACAGGTTGACCGCCGTCGGACGG
Encoded here:
- the mtnA gene encoding S-methyl-5-thioribose-1-phosphate isomerase, giving the protein MRDRLLAAEKVKAIDWRDGALHLLDQRILPFEETWIAYTSAAGVAEAIRSMVVRGAPAIGISAAYGIVLAARARIADGGDWYAALEEDFALLADSRPTAVNLFWALGRMHDRLDRLKENADPLAALEAEAVAIHESDREANLTMAQLGVDLIRKHQGNAQAILTHCNTGALATGGFGTALGVIRAAYLEGMVERVYADETRPWLQGSRLTAWELANEGIPVTLNADSAAAHIMKTKGVTWVIVGADRITANGDVANKIGTYQLAVNAMHHGVRFMVVAPSSTIDMNLASGDDIPIEERDGAELLEVGGKRVGADVEAFNPVFDVTPADLIDAIVTEKGIVERPDTAKMAQLMCRKRLH
- the serC gene encoding 3-phosphoserine/phosphohydroxythreonine transaminase, which gives rise to MSKRAYNFCAGPAALPEAVLQRAQGELLDWHGKGLSVMEMSHRSDEFVSIATQAEQDLRDLLNIPSNYKVLFLQGGASQQFAQIPLNLLPEGGSADYIDTGIWSQKAIEEASRYGHVNVAATAKPYDYFAIPGQNEWNLSKDAAYVHYAPNETIGGLEFQWIPETGDVPLVADMSSDILSRPVDISRFGMIYAGAQKNIGPSGIVVNIIREDLLGKARALCPTMLDYKVAADNGSMYNTPPTLAWYLSGLVFQWLKEQGGVEAIAKLNDVKQRTLYDFIDASGLYSNPINKSDRSWMNVPFRLADDRLDKPFLAGADERGLLNLKGHRSVGGMRASIYNAVDITAVNALVAYMAEFEKEHG
- the gyrA gene encoding DNA gyrase subunit A; its protein translation is MGELAKEILPVNIEDELKQSYLDYAMSVIVGRALPDARDGLKPVHRRVLFAMSELGNDFNKPYKKSARVVGDVIGKYHPHGDTAVYDTIVRMAQPFSLRYLLVDGQGNFGSVDGDNAAAMRYTEVRMTKLAHELLADLHKETVDWVPNYDGTEMIPAVMPTRIPNLLVNGSSGIAVGMATNIPPHNLGEVIDGCLALIDNPELTVDELMQYIPGPDFPTAAIINGRAGIIEAYRTGRGRIYMRARSIIEDIDKVGGRQQIVITELPYQLNKARLIEKIAELVKEKKLEGITELRDESDKDGMRVVIELRRGEVPEVILNNLYAQTQLQSVFGINIVALIDGRPRILNLKDLLEAFVRHRREVVTRRTVFELRKARERGHILEGQAVALSNIDPVIALIKASPTPSEAKEALISTPWESSAVVAMVERAGADSCRPENLDPQYGLREGKYFLSPEQAQAILELRLHRLTGLEHEKLLAEYQEILNQIGELIRILNSAVRLMEVIREELEVIRAEYGDVRRTEILDARLDLTLGDMIPEEERVVTISHGGYAKTQPLAAYQAQRRGGKGKSATGVKDEDYIAHLLVANSHTTLLLFSSKGKVYWLKTYEIPEASRAARGRPLVNLLPLSEGEYITTMLPVDLEAMKRQADEEEAEGAEADVEEIENSNETDEERRARIKAADRKKAPFIFMSTANGTVKKTPLVAFSRQRSVGLIALELDEGDILISAAITDGEQEIMLFSDGGKVTRFKESEVRAMGRTARGVRGMRLPEGQKLISMLIPEEGSEILTASERGYGKRTAITEFPEYKRGGQGVIAMVSNERNGRLVGAVQVQDGEEIMLISDQGTLVRTRVDEVSSLGRNTQGVTLIKLAKDETLVGLERVQEPSEVEGEELEGEEGEEFEGTVVIDDAGEDQQLDAAADEEPQE